A single Micromonospora sp. CCTCC AA 2012012 DNA region contains:
- a CDS encoding DeoR/GlpR family DNA-binding transcription regulator, whose translation MTIGDRHRRILDAVRQAGQLGVTQLAELTGTSEMTVRRDLEQLADQGMLERYRGGARSLTLRGEEPPFGVRTHEGRDAKRRIAEAVTDLIVDGESIVLDSGTTCLEVARLLTPRRLTVMPLSMHAANALTGAPQLRLLLPGGETRPGELALTGPLTEASLAALRFDTAILGCCGLTAAGLTAYDLADAAIKRAMISSAHRVIAVADPAKFSRTALAFVAPVSALGMVITTDDASEEDTSALAAAGTIVHKV comes from the coding sequence ATGACGATCGGCGACCGCCACCGGCGGATCCTTGACGCGGTGCGGCAGGCCGGACAGCTCGGCGTCACCCAGCTGGCGGAGCTGACCGGCACCTCCGAGATGACCGTGCGCCGGGACCTGGAGCAGCTGGCCGATCAGGGGATGCTTGAGCGCTACCGCGGCGGCGCGCGCAGCCTGACCCTGCGCGGCGAGGAGCCACCCTTCGGCGTGCGCACGCACGAGGGCCGCGACGCAAAGCGCCGTATCGCCGAAGCGGTTACCGACCTGATCGTCGACGGTGAGTCCATCGTCCTCGACAGCGGCACCACCTGCCTGGAGGTCGCCCGTCTGCTCACCCCGCGCCGGCTCACGGTCATGCCGCTGTCGATGCACGCGGCCAACGCCCTCACCGGCGCTCCCCAGCTTCGGCTGCTGTTGCCCGGCGGTGAAACCCGCCCCGGCGAGCTCGCGTTGACCGGGCCGCTCACCGAGGCGTCGCTGGCCGCCCTCCGCTTCGACACCGCGATCCTCGGCTGCTGCGGGCTGACCGCCGCCGGGCTGACCGCCTACGACCTCGCCGACGCGGCGATCAAGCGCGCGATGATTTCCTCCGCCCACCGAGTCATCGCTGTCGCCGACCCGGCCAAGTTCTCCCGCACGGCCCTGGCGTTCGTGGCGCCCGTCTCCGCGCTCGGCATGGTGATCACTACTGACGACGCCTCCGAGGAAGATACGAGCGCCCTCGCCGCCGCCGGCACCATCGTCCACAAGGTGTGA
- a CDS encoding phosphatase PAP2 family protein encodes MMPLIIALHSTAPAVVTGLGWALLAILFCSVVPYAVIWVGVRRGRLTDHHIGVREQRRMPLVYGLLSVLVGLSVLILAGAPQPLIAMVVVMLAVLLVVTAINQAWKLSAHSAVAAGSVSVLIIVFGPALSPSLAIVALVCWSRVRLRDHTIGQVVAGSLAGTLVAVPTFLLVS; translated from the coding sequence ATGATGCCGCTGATCATCGCCCTGCACAGCACCGCCCCCGCCGTAGTGACCGGCCTCGGCTGGGCACTGCTCGCCATACTGTTCTGCTCCGTCGTCCCGTACGCCGTCATCTGGGTCGGAGTACGACGGGGACGCCTCACCGACCACCACATCGGCGTACGCGAGCAGCGCCGCATGCCTTTGGTCTACGGGCTGTTGTCCGTCCTTGTTGGTCTCTCCGTGCTCATTCTCGCCGGCGCACCACAGCCGCTCATCGCAATGGTCGTGGTGATGCTCGCCGTTCTGCTCGTCGTCACCGCGATCAACCAGGCGTGGAAGCTCAGCGCCCACTCTGCGGTCGCCGCCGGCTCGGTGTCCGTTCTTATCATCGTGTTCGGGCCGGCGCTGAGTCCATCGCTGGCGATAGTCGCCCTGGTGTGTTGGTCCCGCGTACGGTTGCGTGATCACACGATCGGCCAGGTTGTCGCAGGTTCGCTCGCCGGCACCCTCGTCGCTGTGCCGACTTTCCTGCTCGTGTCCTGA
- a CDS encoding ABC transporter permease, translated as MPVTTPAPRGITDRPVRSPARRLLSERAALTGAALVALFLAVALTAPLLGSLAGEDPYTYHLDALSDGGVPLGTGGGISADHWFGVEPMTGRDLFAIVVHGARTSLLVGLAATAVSVLLGLLVGITAGWYGGWYDRAVSRAIDVLIGFPWLVFVIALGAIVPAGFPKPLLLVLVIGFFGWPTMARVVRGQTLSLRRRTFVVASTALGAGSGHILFRQLLPNLSATVIVYATASIPGMIGAEAALSFLGVGVPPPTPAWGRSIGDAIAWVQTDPMFLIFPGAALFLVTLGFNLLGDGLRDALDPRADGLRR; from the coding sequence GTGCCCGTCACCACCCCCGCCCCCAGAGGTATCACGGACCGCCCCGTCCGATCACCGGCCCGCCGGCTGCTGTCCGAGCGAGCGGCACTGACCGGCGCCGCGCTCGTCGCTCTATTCCTGGCCGTCGCCCTCACCGCGCCGCTGCTCGGCTCCCTCGCCGGCGAGGACCCGTACACCTATCACCTGGACGCGCTCTCCGACGGCGGTGTCCCGCTGGGCACCGGCGGTGGCATCAGCGCCGACCACTGGTTCGGCGTGGAGCCGATGACCGGCCGGGACCTATTCGCGATCGTCGTACACGGCGCACGCACGTCGCTGCTGGTCGGCCTGGCCGCGACCGCGGTCTCCGTGCTGCTCGGCCTGCTCGTCGGGATCACGGCCGGCTGGTACGGCGGTTGGTACGACCGGGCGGTCAGCCGGGCGATCGACGTGCTGATCGGCTTTCCCTGGCTCGTCTTCGTCATCGCGCTCGGCGCAATCGTCCCGGCCGGCTTCCCGAAGCCGTTGCTGCTCGTCCTGGTGATCGGCTTCTTCGGCTGGCCGACGATGGCCCGGGTGGTGCGTGGGCAGACCCTGTCCCTACGGCGGCGCACCTTCGTGGTCGCCTCCACCGCGCTCGGGGCCGGGTCCGGTCACATCCTGTTCCGACAGCTGCTGCCCAACCTGTCCGCCACCGTCATCGTCTACGCCACCGCGTCGATCCCCGGCATGATCGGGGCCGAAGCCGCGCTGTCCTTCCTCGGTGTCGGGGTACCGCCGCCCACTCCAGCGTGGGGCCGCTCCATCGGCGACGCAATCGCCTGGGTGCAGACCGACCCGATGTTCCTGATCTTCCCGGGCGCCGCCCTGTTCCTGGTGACGCTCGGCTTCAACCTGCTCGGTGACGGCCTGCGCGACGCGCTGGACCCGCGTGCGGACGGGCTACGCCGATGA
- a CDS encoding MFS transporter, with product MTSTTATPVTPTARRAATTATYAAFIGAGFAFASWASRIPQVRARLDLDPAALGLVLLAISAGSLLALPLSGPVVTRIGSSRTVIAMAVLLGVGLTTAALGSLAGVVPVVVGLFVLGFANGAWDVGMNVQGTVVERHLGRSIMSRFHAGFSLGTVAGALLGAAMVALHVSVAVHLTAAAVLVVAGVVWQARRFLADNDETEPDEAREVPRISALTAWREPRTLLIGVFVLAFAFTEGVGNDWISVAAIDGHHLPAALGTLAFAAFLTAMTIGRWFGPALLGRYGRTTVVRILALIGIAGVALFVFAPTPIYTFAGTLLWGLGASLGFPVGMSAGGDDPRRAAARVSVIASIGYCAFLAGPPTIGFLGDHLTVLRALIVVAALLGVATLIADTVRPLPATHPRSSKPPRAAGPNESGLRATTGAETGE from the coding sequence ATGACCTCGACCACCGCCACGCCCGTCACGCCGACAGCGCGCCGTGCCGCCACCACGGCCACCTACGCCGCCTTCATCGGCGCAGGCTTCGCGTTCGCGAGCTGGGCCTCCCGGATCCCCCAGGTCCGCGCCCGCCTCGACCTCGACCCGGCAGCACTCGGCCTGGTGCTGCTAGCGATCTCCGCCGGTTCCCTGCTGGCGCTCCCGCTGTCCGGCCCAGTGGTGACCCGGATCGGCTCGTCCCGCACGGTCATCGCGATGGCTGTCCTGCTCGGCGTCGGACTGACCACCGCCGCCCTCGGCTCGCTCGCCGGCGTCGTACCGGTGGTGGTCGGCCTGTTCGTGCTGGGCTTCGCCAACGGCGCCTGGGACGTGGGGATGAACGTGCAGGGCACCGTCGTGGAACGGCACCTCGGCCGGTCGATCATGTCCCGCTTCCACGCCGGGTTCAGCCTCGGCACCGTCGCCGGCGCGCTCCTCGGTGCGGCCATGGTGGCCCTCCACGTGTCGGTCGCCGTGCACCTGACCGCCGCCGCCGTGCTCGTCGTGGCCGGCGTGGTGTGGCAGGCGCGGCGGTTCCTCGCCGACAATGACGAGACGGAGCCGGACGAAGCGAGGGAGGTGCCACGGATCAGCGCGCTGACCGCCTGGCGGGAACCGCGCACCCTGCTCATCGGGGTGTTCGTGCTCGCATTCGCGTTCACCGAGGGCGTCGGCAACGACTGGATCAGCGTCGCCGCGATCGACGGGCACCACCTTCCGGCCGCGCTCGGCACCCTGGCCTTCGCGGCGTTCCTCACCGCCATGACCATAGGCCGCTGGTTCGGACCCGCACTCCTAGGCCGCTACGGCCGCACCACCGTCGTACGCATCCTGGCCCTGATCGGCATCGCCGGAGTCGCGCTGTTCGTCTTCGCACCCACGCCGATCTACACCTTCGCCGGAACCCTGCTCTGGGGCCTCGGCGCCTCCCTCGGTTTCCCCGTCGGCATGAGTGCCGGCGGCGACGACCCACGCCGCGCCGCCGCCCGCGTCAGCGTCATCGCGTCAATCGGCTACTGCGCCTTCCTCGCCGGCCCGCCCACCATCGGCTTCCTCGGCGACCATCTCACCGTGCTACGCGCCCTGATCGTCGTCGCCGCACTCCTCGGCGTGGCCACACTCATCGCCGACACCGTCCGCCCCTTGCCCGCAACACACCCCCGCAGCTCAAAGCCTCCTCGAGCTGCCGGTCCCAACGAATCCGGCCTAAGGGCGACAACGGGAGCTGAAACAGGTGAGTGA
- a CDS encoding ABC transporter substrate-binding protein, which yields MKKSLAFGAAALAAALTLTACNANPTSPTAGSSTEGTHRGGTLTIPTSATEMNFDPAKSQGLAITSLGLVLRRLTTWDIQPGKPARVVPDLATDTGTSSDGGRTWTYHLKDGLKYADGTQITAADVKYGVERSFAPELSGGLGYHKSLLTGGDTYKGPYAGGQLDSVQVPDAKTVVFRLKTAYGDWPWIASMPAFAPVPKAKDDPKTYTRNPVASGPYQVQSYQQGSAVRLARNPNWDAKTDEVRTAGPDQVVFQLGQENTVAAQRLIADSGDDRSAFGAGFVPPAQLAQVQQNPSAKQRLVTSDAGALSYLALNNRRAPLTDVKVRQAIQYAVDKRAYQVASGGAIGGDLASTLITPGIPGRVDYNLYQADPSGDVAKAKQLLAEAGKTSLALSLVVKNDPQTLSKAQAIQQGLQRAGITVTIKPLDEETWTAAVTGDAGDYDLTLSSWQPDFPSANGNIQPLFASSEIGGGGYNLSRYSQPEVDALIAQATAETDPAKAQALWAQADKRILTDAPVVPLTYTKNSFLHGSNVTNFFVASFPAYPNYLKVSLKQ from the coding sequence GTGAAGAAATCCCTTGCGTTCGGTGCCGCGGCGCTTGCCGCAGCGCTCACCCTGACCGCCTGCAACGCCAACCCGACGAGCCCGACGGCCGGGTCGTCCACCGAAGGCACCCACCGGGGCGGCACGCTGACCATCCCCACCTCCGCCACCGAGATGAACTTCGATCCGGCGAAGAGCCAGGGCCTGGCCATCACCAGCCTGGGCCTGGTCCTGCGGCGGCTCACCACCTGGGACATCCAGCCGGGCAAGCCGGCCCGGGTGGTGCCGGACCTCGCCACCGACACCGGCACCAGCAGCGACGGCGGCCGCACCTGGACCTACCACCTCAAGGACGGCCTGAAGTACGCCGACGGCACGCAGATCACCGCCGCCGACGTCAAGTACGGCGTCGAGCGGTCCTTCGCGCCGGAACTGTCCGGTGGGCTCGGATACCACAAGAGCCTGCTGACCGGCGGTGACACCTACAAGGGCCCGTACGCGGGCGGGCAGCTCGACTCGGTCCAGGTCCCGGACGCGAAGACAGTCGTGTTCCGGCTGAAGACGGCGTACGGCGACTGGCCCTGGATCGCGTCCATGCCGGCGTTCGCACCGGTGCCGAAGGCGAAGGACGACCCGAAGACCTACACCCGCAACCCGGTGGCGTCCGGGCCGTACCAGGTCCAGTCCTACCAGCAGGGCAGCGCAGTGCGGCTGGCCCGCAACCCTAACTGGGACGCCAAGACCGACGAGGTACGTACCGCCGGCCCGGACCAGGTCGTGTTCCAGCTGGGCCAGGAGAACACCGTTGCGGCGCAGCGGCTGATCGCCGACTCCGGCGACGACCGCAGCGCCTTCGGGGCCGGCTTCGTCCCGCCGGCCCAGCTCGCGCAGGTCCAGCAGAACCCGAGCGCCAAGCAGCGGCTGGTCACCTCCGACGCGGGTGCCCTGTCGTACCTGGCGCTGAACAACCGCCGCGCCCCGCTCACCGACGTCAAGGTGCGCCAGGCGATTCAATACGCGGTGGACAAGCGGGCCTACCAGGTCGCGTCCGGCGGCGCCATCGGCGGGGACCTCGCCAGCACGCTGATCACCCCGGGCATCCCCGGCCGGGTCGACTACAACCTCTACCAGGCCGACCCGTCGGGTGACGTGGCCAAGGCCAAGCAGCTGCTGGCCGAGGCCGGCAAGACCAGCCTTGCGCTGAGCCTCGTGGTGAAGAACGACCCGCAGACCCTCAGCAAGGCCCAGGCGATCCAGCAGGGCCTGCAGCGGGCCGGCATCACCGTCACCATCAAGCCGCTGGACGAGGAGACTTGGACCGCCGCGGTCACCGGTGACGCCGGCGACTACGACCTGACCCTGAGCAGCTGGCAGCCGGACTTCCCGAGCGCGAACGGCAACATCCAGCCGCTCTTCGCCTCCAGCGAGATCGGTGGGGGCGGCTACAACCTCTCCCGCTACTCGCAGCCGGAGGTGGACGCGCTGATCGCCCAGGCGACCGCGGAGACCGACCCGGCGAAGGCGCAGGCCCTCTGGGCGCAGGCCGACAAGCGGATCCTCACCGACGCGCCAGTCGTCCCGCTGACCTACACGAAGAACTCGTTCCTGCACGGCTCGAACGTGACCAACTTCTTCGTGGCGTCGTTCCCCGCCTACCCCAACTACCTGAAGGTCTCGCTGAAGCAGTGA
- a CDS encoding ROK family transcriptional regulator, whose amino-acid sequence MSRSRPSLGTLLKHVHRSGPMSRTALAHRMGVNRSTIMALTRELTQAGLLEQQHVATHSGAGRPSLVVRPRTERAYVLAFDAGADRPAAARVGLGGHLLDRREADRPTHVSGPDVCEVLAMLGRQVQQSAAPGSACVGAAAALGAQPTAVGTDLQQMLGRPVAVGRRAQLAAIAERERGAGSGARDVVYLQGGDSVDGGIVVDGTILGRHDAHAVAIGHMLVDPQHGGPCPCGSSGCLDTKLGRNALLATAGRDPEASPRVAVRAMLCDAVAGDPTAAKAIATAGDWLGIAVVNLITLIRPQVVILDGTLRDLYQVAAEQVHARIAQHTTPDSRRLTDLRPGVLGRNAALLGAAELGFAAFLDNPLPCRGRAATPSAR is encoded by the coding sequence ATGAGCCGATCCCGGCCGAGCCTGGGCACCCTGCTCAAGCACGTGCATCGCAGCGGTCCGATGTCCCGCACCGCCCTGGCGCACCGCATGGGCGTCAATCGCAGCACAATCATGGCCCTGACCAGGGAACTCACCCAGGCGGGCCTACTCGAACAACAGCATGTGGCCACCCACTCGGGGGCTGGACGCCCGTCATTGGTCGTACGCCCGCGAACGGAGCGGGCATACGTCCTCGCCTTCGACGCCGGAGCGGACCGGCCGGCAGCCGCCCGAGTCGGCCTCGGCGGGCACCTGCTGGATCGCCGCGAGGCCGACCGTCCCACGCACGTCTCCGGCCCGGACGTGTGCGAAGTCCTCGCGATGCTCGGCCGACAGGTCCAGCAGTCCGCCGCGCCGGGCTCCGCGTGCGTAGGAGCGGCAGCCGCGCTCGGCGCCCAACCCACGGCCGTCGGCACCGACCTGCAACAAATGCTGGGACGACCGGTCGCCGTCGGCCGCCGGGCCCAGCTGGCCGCCATCGCCGAACGGGAACGAGGCGCCGGTTCGGGTGCCCGCGACGTGGTCTACCTGCAGGGCGGCGACAGTGTGGACGGCGGCATCGTCGTCGACGGCACAATACTCGGACGCCACGACGCACACGCCGTGGCCATCGGGCACATGCTGGTCGACCCACAGCACGGAGGACCATGCCCGTGCGGCTCAAGCGGCTGCCTCGACACCAAACTCGGACGCAACGCCCTGCTCGCCACGGCGGGACGAGACCCCGAGGCCAGCCCTCGCGTCGCCGTCCGGGCGATGCTGTGCGACGCCGTGGCAGGCGACCCCACGGCCGCGAAAGCCATCGCCACCGCCGGCGACTGGCTCGGCATCGCCGTCGTCAACCTGATCACCCTCATCCGCCCACAGGTCGTCATCCTCGACGGCACGCTGCGCGACCTGTACCAGGTCGCCGCAGAACAGGTGCACGCGAGGATCGCCCAGCACACCACGCCTGACAGTCGACGGCTGACCGATCTGCGGCCCGGTGTCCTCGGCCGGAACGCGGCCCTGCTGGGAGCCGCAGAGCTCGGCTTCGCCGCCTTCCTCGACAACCCGTTGCCCTGCCGTGGACGGGCAGCCACACCTAGCGCGCGGTGA
- a CDS encoding SbtR family transcriptional regulator, which translates to METHALDRGFARAFIAELPEEAGFTADRVRTLRMLAELVGRARTTGELRDDFVLEDLILALMANEGIRAESPDRRVAAARRFAALMIQSFQTSPTRSPLPPAVRLPLSPT; encoded by the coding sequence ATGGAGACGCATGCCCTCGACCGGGGATTCGCCCGCGCCTTCATCGCTGAGCTACCCGAGGAAGCCGGCTTCACCGCCGATCGCGTCCGAACGCTGCGCATGCTGGCCGAACTCGTCGGCCGCGCGCGCACGACCGGGGAGCTTCGGGACGACTTCGTGCTGGAGGACCTCATCCTGGCGCTGATGGCGAACGAAGGAATACGAGCCGAGTCGCCCGACAGACGTGTGGCCGCCGCCCGCCGCTTCGCGGCACTCATGATCCAGTCGTTCCAGACGAGCCCGACCCGGTCCCCGCTTCCGCCAGCCGTCCGGCTGCCGTTGTCCCCGACGTAA
- a CDS encoding ABC transporter ATP-binding protein, with translation MTEHTSTPLLAVDGLSISFPADGVSVDATRDVAFELRRGRVLALVGESGSGKSVTAMAALGLLPATARVEGSIRLDGVELVDADPELLRQVRGGRIGTVFQEPMTALNPVLTVGHQITEAIRTHRPVGRRAADQRVHELLASVGLDDPRRIIRSYPHELSGGQLQRAMIAMAISCDPPLLIADEPTTALDVTVQAGILDLLRELRDRLDMAILLITHDMGVVADIADEVVVLRDGLVVEHAPVDELFGSPTHEYTRVLLDAVPRPADRPDPVEPGAGPAGEAPTSEPTVRLRDVVVEYPARRGVDPVRAVNHVSLHIEAGELLGLVGESGSGKSTVGRALIGLAPVVAGEVVVAGVDVARAGRPGRRSTRELRAVRSRTGFVFQDPASSLNPRWTVGQSVAEPLRLHGGGDATQRRRRVDELLDAVRLPAGLRDRYPHEMSGGQRQRVGIARALALDPVLLVADEPTSALDVSVQARVLELLQELRGEFGFACLFISHDLAVVEQLADRVAVMRGGLVVEQGPAAQVLGAPQHPYTRRLLAAAPVADPVRQATRRDTWRKLTGVTA, from the coding sequence ATGACAGAGCACACCTCGACACCGCTGCTCGCGGTGGACGGCCTGTCCATCTCGTTCCCGGCGGACGGGGTGAGCGTCGACGCGACCCGCGACGTGGCCTTCGAGCTGCGTCGCGGGCGCGTCCTCGCCCTGGTCGGCGAGTCCGGCTCCGGCAAGAGCGTCACAGCCATGGCGGCGCTCGGCCTGCTGCCCGCGACGGCCCGGGTCGAGGGCAGCATCCGACTCGACGGTGTCGAGCTCGTCGACGCCGATCCCGAGCTGTTGCGGCAGGTGCGCGGCGGCCGCATCGGCACCGTCTTCCAGGAGCCGATGACCGCGTTGAACCCGGTGCTGACCGTCGGTCACCAGATCACCGAGGCGATCCGCACCCACCGCCCGGTCGGCCGGCGGGCCGCCGACCAGCGGGTGCACGAGCTGCTCGCGTCGGTCGGGCTCGACGATCCACGGCGGATCATCCGGTCGTACCCGCACGAGTTGTCCGGCGGCCAGTTGCAGCGGGCGATGATCGCGATGGCGATCAGCTGCGACCCCCCGTTGCTGATCGCCGACGAGCCGACCACCGCGTTGGACGTCACGGTGCAGGCCGGGATCCTCGACCTGCTGCGGGAACTGCGGGACCGGCTCGACATGGCGATCCTGCTGATCACCCACGACATGGGCGTGGTCGCGGACATCGCCGACGAGGTGGTGGTCCTGCGCGACGGACTGGTGGTCGAGCACGCACCGGTCGATGAGCTGTTCGGGTCGCCGACGCACGAGTACACGCGGGTGCTGCTCGACGCCGTGCCCCGGCCCGCGGACCGGCCGGATCCAGTCGAGCCGGGGGCAGGTCCGGCCGGCGAGGCACCGACCTCGGAGCCGACAGTCCGACTGCGGGACGTGGTCGTCGAGTATCCCGCCCGCCGCGGTGTCGACCCGGTCCGGGCCGTCAACCATGTGTCGCTGCACATCGAGGCCGGTGAGCTGCTCGGCCTGGTCGGCGAGTCCGGGTCCGGCAAGTCCACGGTCGGCCGGGCGCTCATCGGCCTCGCCCCGGTGGTCGCCGGTGAGGTCGTCGTGGCCGGGGTCGACGTCGCCCGGGCCGGCAGGCCGGGTCGCCGCAGCACCCGGGAACTGCGGGCGGTCCGCTCGCGCACCGGTTTCGTGTTCCAGGACCCGGCCTCGTCACTCAACCCGCGGTGGACGGTGGGTCAGAGCGTCGCGGAGCCGCTGCGGCTGCACGGCGGCGGCGACGCCACGCAGCGGCGGCGCCGGGTGGACGAGTTGCTGGACGCGGTGCGACTGCCAGCCGGGCTGCGGGACCGGTATCCACACGAGATGTCCGGCGGGCAGCGGCAGCGGGTGGGCATCGCCCGGGCTCTGGCACTCGACCCGGTGCTGCTGGTCGCCGACGAGCCGACCAGTGCCCTGGACGTGTCGGTACAGGCCAGGGTGCTGGAGCTGCTCCAGGAGCTGCGCGGCGAGTTCGGCTTCGCCTGCCTGTTCATCAGCCACGACCTCGCCGTCGTGGAGCAACTCGCCGACCGGGTGGCGGTGATGCGCGGCGGTCTGGTCGTGGAGCAGGGTCCGGCGGCGCAGGTGCTCGGGGCACCTCAGCACCCGTACACCCGGCGGCTGCTGGCGGCGGCGCCGGTGGCTGATCCGGTACGGCAGGCCACCCGTCGCGACACCTGGCGGAAGCTGACCGGCGTCACCGCCTGA
- a CDS encoding HAD family hydrolase, which translates to MPDVVLFDLFGVIARPQSAAAKHTLTAIADAPAPAFGDVYWRLRAPYDRGQVTGTEYWHQVAGELGTVFDEDRVTALIAADVASWTAVDDDMVAMIEQAAASGVRLALLSNIPEDLAAYYERQHRRWLRHFQLIAFSCRTGLAKPDAEAYLWCCRQLDLTPDRVLFIDDRAENVHAAEHLGLHTHLFTGPAGTAQAIDAARPLPEPGARIAAPAARPCPTDLTPGPNQTVPGPSKPAPAALRK; encoded by the coding sequence ATGCCCGATGTCGTCCTGTTCGATCTGTTCGGTGTCATCGCCCGCCCGCAGTCCGCGGCGGCCAAGCACACACTGACCGCGATCGCCGATGCCCCGGCGCCCGCGTTCGGGGACGTCTACTGGCGGCTACGCGCCCCCTACGACCGGGGGCAGGTCACCGGCACCGAGTACTGGCATCAGGTCGCAGGGGAACTGGGAACCGTCTTCGACGAGGACCGGGTCACCGCGCTCATCGCCGCAGACGTCGCGAGCTGGACCGCCGTCGATGACGACATGGTCGCCATGATCGAACAGGCCGCGGCCTCGGGCGTTCGCCTGGCCCTTCTGTCGAACATTCCCGAGGACCTGGCGGCGTACTACGAACGGCAGCACCGGCGATGGCTGCGGCACTTCCAGCTCATCGCCTTCTCCTGCCGCACCGGCCTGGCCAAGCCGGACGCCGAGGCATACCTCTGGTGCTGCCGCCAGCTGGACTTGACACCCGATCGCGTTTTGTTCATCGACGACCGCGCCGAGAACGTGCACGCCGCTGAACACCTCGGGTTGCACACCCACCTGTTCACCGGCCCCGCCGGGACGGCCCAGGCTATCGACGCCGCGCGGCCGCTACCCGAGCCCGGCGCCCGAATCGCCGCGCCCGCGGCAAGACCGTGTCCAACCGACCTGACGCCGGGGCCCAACCAGACCGTCCCAGGGCCATCGAAGCCAGCGCCGGCAGCCCTCCGAAAATGA
- a CDS encoding ABC transporter permease → MNHLRYLGGRLLAMVATLLAVSVLTYAVFYLLPADPAQLSCGKPCTPQRLADARAFMGYDESWIRQYLDFLAGIVAGRTFGAGPAAVHCAAPCFGYSFRLNESVTQLIVERAPVTFSVALGAALLWLLLGVGAGVVSAVRRGGVLDRLAMTGATIGVSAPSYLVGLLGILLFGFTLNVVPVSGYVPLTEDPVGWLWHLILPWCVLALLTAAIYARLTRGQMLEALAEDYVRTARAKGLRERRVVGRHALRNVLIPVVTVFGLDLGSLLGGAVITERVFSMPGLGSLLLDAVGNVDLPLIVGVTLFAAFLIVLANFLVDLVYGVLDPRIGR, encoded by the coding sequence ATGAACCACCTGCGGTACCTCGGCGGTCGCCTGCTCGCCATGGTGGCGACGCTGCTGGCCGTCAGCGTGCTGACCTACGCCGTGTTCTACCTGCTGCCCGCCGACCCGGCGCAACTGTCCTGCGGCAAGCCCTGCACCCCGCAGCGGCTCGCCGACGCCCGGGCGTTCATGGGCTACGACGAGTCGTGGATCCGGCAGTACCTCGACTTCCTCGCCGGCATCGTCGCCGGCCGCACCTTCGGCGCCGGCCCGGCGGCCGTGCACTGCGCCGCCCCCTGCTTCGGGTACTCGTTCCGGCTCAACGAGTCGGTCACCCAGCTCATCGTCGAACGCGCCCCGGTGACCTTCTCCGTCGCCCTCGGCGCCGCGCTGCTGTGGCTGCTGCTCGGCGTCGGCGCCGGCGTCGTCTCCGCCGTGCGCCGCGGCGGCGTCCTCGACCGGCTGGCGATGACCGGCGCGACCATCGGCGTGTCGGCACCGAGCTACCTGGTCGGTCTGCTCGGCATCCTGCTGTTCGGCTTCACGCTGAACGTGGTGCCGGTCAGCGGCTACGTGCCGCTGACCGAGGACCCGGTCGGCTGGCTCTGGCACCTGATCCTGCCCTGGTGTGTGCTCGCGCTGCTCACGGCGGCGATCTACGCCCGGCTCACCCGGGGTCAGATGCTGGAGGCGCTGGCCGAGGACTACGTGCGTACCGCCCGGGCGAAGGGTCTGCGGGAGCGGCGGGTCGTCGGCCGGCACGCCCTGCGCAACGTGCTCATCCCGGTGGTCACGGTCTTCGGGCTCGACCTGGGCTCACTGCTCGGCGGCGCGGTCATCACCGAGCGGGTGTTCAGCATGCCCGGTCTGGGCTCCCTGCTGCTCGACGCGGTGGGCAACGTCGATCTGCCGCTGATCGTCGGCGTGACCCTGTTCGCCGCCTTCCTCATCGTCCTGGCCAACTTCCTCGTGGACCTCGTCTACGGGGTGCTCGACCCCCGCATCGGGCGCTGA